The following coding sequences lie in one Epinephelus lanceolatus isolate andai-2023 chromosome 24, ASM4190304v1, whole genome shotgun sequence genomic window:
- the LOC117250249 gene encoding uncharacterized protein LOC117250249 isoform X2, which translates to MDEQVNPLERDHSLSVVLPGGMEKSATVHGSKPVMDLLVTLCASYHLNPSDYTVEVLSPNKNNINFKPNSPIGSLEAEKIVLKPRGVEEKIRRPYMPEASVRLLINYNKSHKAVVRVNPRVPLEVLLPVVCDKCEFQVETTVLLRDSQSKETLDLTKTLNDHGLREVFAKDTAAVTPTEVISPPPLQDLPKKEKKQKENTGFLSLFRRRKKKAEREGARSAPASPGLIKQGGVNNNEQGVSPCNILPTDMPKKRRAPQPPMGASQSVPNNLGTCHIGGSQRSAESTLKRTKRRAPPPPCANGHQDLQTDTQVKGTVNSLNTVEELRESEESDYVNLPLSSSSSPHPSHPRSSSSRPSFAHLHEAAEPYLPSFRGKDLSDARCALAKILTSSVSKGTLVKRLSNSATFSKLHTGSSYMSATQRCSDNGVFCAELEPVITSNLPTENDWEDPVHRKGMTTFKVVPAKKPKSHDPEVTSDKIAVEDNPESEASPKVETEEDLCPPDRLEAETPLQSPEPSYQTSDRPAYLSPPLHHQDSPGSPLSEADEKQMEEDEPEDTTEVTAAAQPDCIDGELTSDVQINSEDQTEFQSLNGQSGRADVDHCGSYTDEEVEEVVVQEEDDDVKEAEEVVVQEDDDDEKEAEEEVVQKEDDVKEEAEEEVVQEEDDVKEEAEEEVVQEEDDVKEEAEEEVVQEEEDDIKEEAEEEVVQEEENDEKEVEEEMVQEGDEDEECFPPPPPPVFFDTEVMEAERKQTTASSLPSSVPPSPTSNGQTNAFSEDHENEPTTATATDQSAAAPKALDKMSAAPSRFAQAVALAVQRSRLQSRGKSLGPQAPGGPHSTLPSPPRSTYQYGA; encoded by the exons ATGGATGAGCAAGTGAATCCATTGGAGAGGGAccactctctgtctgtggtcCTGCCAGGGGGGATGGAGAAGAGTGCCACAGTGCATGGAAG TAAACCAGTGATGGACTTACTGGTGACCCTCTGTGCAAGTTACCACCTGAATCCATCGGACTACACTGTTGAGGTTCTGTCGCCCAACAAGAACAACATCAACTTCAAACCAAACTCTCCTATTGGCTCGCTGGAAGCGGAGAAGATTGTGCTGAAGCCCAGAGGGGTGGAGGAAAAGATCAGGAGGCCGTACATGCCTGAG GCATCTGTACGTCTGTTGATCAACTACAATAAGTCCCATAAGGCTGTGGTGCGAGTGAACCCCAGAGTGCCCCTTGAGGTGCTGCTGCCAGTGGTGTGTGACAAGTGTGAGTTTCAAGTAGAAACGACCGTCTTACTGAGAGACTCTCAGTCCAAAGAGACATTGGACCTGACCAAGACCTTAAATGACCACGGCCTGAGGGAAGTGTTTGCCAAAGACACAGCTG CTGTCACGCCAACAGAGGTCATCTCACCACCTCCGCTACAAG ACCTGccaaagaaggagaagaaacagAAGGAGAACACAGGGTTTCTCAGCTTATTCAGacgaagaaagaaaaaagctgaaAGG GAGGGGGCAAGGAGCGCCCCAGCTTCTCCTGGTCTCATCAAACAAGGGGGAGTCAATAATAATGAGCAGGGTGTTTCCCCTTGTAACATCCTGCCAACAGACATGCCCAAGAAGAGGCGAGCCCCTCAGCCGCCCATGGGTGCGTCACAGAGCGTCCCAAACAACCTTGGCACCTGTCATATAGGAGGATCACAG AGGTCTGCAGAATCCACCTTAAAGAGAACCAAGAGGAGGGCCCCACCTCCTCCCTGTGCAAACGGCCACCaggacctgcagacagacaCCCAGGTTAAAG GGACTGTAAACTCCCTGAACACTGTGGAGGAGCTGAGAGAAAGCGAAGAGTCAGACTATGTAAACCTCCCACTatcctcatcttcatcaccaCATCCATCACATCCACGCTCATCCTCCTCCCGTCCATCATTCGCTCACCTCCATGAAGCTGCTGAGCCATATCTGCCTTCGTTTCGTGGGAAAGACTTATCCGACGCCCGCTGTGCTCTTGCCAAAATCCTGACGTCCTCTGTTTCCAAAGGAACACTAGTCAAGCGTTTGAGTAACTCTGCCACCTTCTCCAAACTACACACTGGCTCCTCCTATATGTCCGCAACGCAGAGGTGTTCAGATAATGGGGTTTTCTGTGCAGAGCTTGAACCTGTTATAACGTCCAACCTCCCCACTGAGAATGACTGGGAGGATCCTGTACACAGGAAGGGAATGACCACGTTCAAAGTGGTTCCCGCAAAGAAACCGAAGTCTCATGATCCAGAAGTCACCTCAGACAAGATAGCAGTAGAAGATAACCCTGAGAGTGAAGCTTCTCCCAAGGTTGAGACTGAGGAGGATCTGTGCCCTCCTGACAGATTGGAGGCTGAAACACCGCTGCAGAGTCCAGAACCTTCCTATCAGACTTCTGACAGGCCAGCTTATCTTTCACCCCCACTTCATCATCAGGATAGTCCAGGTTCACCtctgtctgaggctgatgaAAAGCAGATGGAGGAGGATGAACCTGAAGATACCACAGaggtgacagcagcagcacagccagACTGCATTGATGGAGAACTTACAAGTGATGTTCAGATCAACTCAGAGGATCAGACTGAGTTTCAAAGCCTCAATGGACAGTCTGGAAGGGCAGATGTCGACCACTGTGGTTCATACACTGATGAGGAAGTTGAGGAGGTAGTAGTACAagaagaggatgatgatgtGAAGGAAGCAGAGGAGGTAGTGGTTcaagaagatgatgatgatgagaaggaagctgaggaggaagtggtCCAAAAAGAAGATGATGTTAAGGAAGAagctgaggaggaagtggtCCAAGAAGAAGATGATGTTAAGGAAGAagctgaggaggaagtggtCCAAGAAGAAGATGATGTTAAGGAAGAagctgaggaggaagtggtacaagaagaagaagatgacatTAAGGAAGAagctgaggaggaagtggtCCAAGAAGAGGAAAACGATGAGAAGGAAGTTGAGGAGGAAATGGTCCAAGAAGGGGATGAAGATGAGGAATGtttccctccccctcctccacctgTCTTCTTTGACACAGAGGTCATGGAGGCGGAGAGAAAACAAACCACAGCTTCCTCTCTGCCATCTTCTGTGCCCCCAAGTCCGACCTCCAATGGACAAACCAATGCATTCAGTGAGGACCATGAAAACGAGCCCACTACAGCCACGGCCACGGACCAGTCTGCAGCTGCACCAAAAGCTCTGGATAAGATGAGTGCGGCCCCGTCCAGATTCGCACAGGCAGTAGCGTTGGCCGTGCAGAGGTCCCGTCTCCAGAGCCGTGGAAAAAGTTTAGGCCCTCAGGCCCCCGGCGGTCCACACAGCACACTTCCCTCACCACCCAGGTCCACGTACCAGTACG GTGCCTGA
- the LOC117250249 gene encoding uncharacterized protein LOC117250249 isoform X1, which translates to MDEQVNPLERDHSLSVVLPGGMEKSATVHGSKPVMDLLVTLCASYHLNPSDYTVEVLSPNKNNINFKPNSPIGSLEAEKIVLKPRGVEEKIRRPYMPEASVRLLINYNKSHKAVVRVNPRVPLEVLLPVVCDKCEFQVETTVLLRDSQSKETLDLTKTLNDHGLREVFAKDTAGKEPTDHQHQPKTPEAAVTPTEVISPPPLQDLPKKEKKQKENTGFLSLFRRRKKKAEREGARSAPASPGLIKQGGVNNNEQGVSPCNILPTDMPKKRRAPQPPMGASQSVPNNLGTCHIGGSQRSAESTLKRTKRRAPPPPCANGHQDLQTDTQVKGTVNSLNTVEELRESEESDYVNLPLSSSSSPHPSHPRSSSSRPSFAHLHEAAEPYLPSFRGKDLSDARCALAKILTSSVSKGTLVKRLSNSATFSKLHTGSSYMSATQRCSDNGVFCAELEPVITSNLPTENDWEDPVHRKGMTTFKVVPAKKPKSHDPEVTSDKIAVEDNPESEASPKVETEEDLCPPDRLEAETPLQSPEPSYQTSDRPAYLSPPLHHQDSPGSPLSEADEKQMEEDEPEDTTEVTAAAQPDCIDGELTSDVQINSEDQTEFQSLNGQSGRADVDHCGSYTDEEVEEVVVQEEDDDVKEAEEVVVQEDDDDEKEAEEEVVQKEDDVKEEAEEEVVQEEDDVKEEAEEEVVQEEDDVKEEAEEEVVQEEEDDIKEEAEEEVVQEEENDEKEVEEEMVQEGDEDEECFPPPPPPVFFDTEVMEAERKQTTASSLPSSVPPSPTSNGQTNAFSEDHENEPTTATATDQSAAAPKALDKMSAAPSRFAQAVALAVQRSRLQSRGKSLGPQAPGGPHSTLPSPPRSTYQYGA; encoded by the exons ATGGATGAGCAAGTGAATCCATTGGAGAGGGAccactctctgtctgtggtcCTGCCAGGGGGGATGGAGAAGAGTGCCACAGTGCATGGAAG TAAACCAGTGATGGACTTACTGGTGACCCTCTGTGCAAGTTACCACCTGAATCCATCGGACTACACTGTTGAGGTTCTGTCGCCCAACAAGAACAACATCAACTTCAAACCAAACTCTCCTATTGGCTCGCTGGAAGCGGAGAAGATTGTGCTGAAGCCCAGAGGGGTGGAGGAAAAGATCAGGAGGCCGTACATGCCTGAG GCATCTGTACGTCTGTTGATCAACTACAATAAGTCCCATAAGGCTGTGGTGCGAGTGAACCCCAGAGTGCCCCTTGAGGTGCTGCTGCCAGTGGTGTGTGACAAGTGTGAGTTTCAAGTAGAAACGACCGTCTTACTGAGAGACTCTCAGTCCAAAGAGACATTGGACCTGACCAAGACCTTAAATGACCACGGCCTGAGGGAAGTGTTTGCCAAAGACACAGCTGGTAAGGAGCCTACTGACCACCAGCACCAACCCAAAACACCTGAAGCAG CTGTCACGCCAACAGAGGTCATCTCACCACCTCCGCTACAAG ACCTGccaaagaaggagaagaaacagAAGGAGAACACAGGGTTTCTCAGCTTATTCAGacgaagaaagaaaaaagctgaaAGG GAGGGGGCAAGGAGCGCCCCAGCTTCTCCTGGTCTCATCAAACAAGGGGGAGTCAATAATAATGAGCAGGGTGTTTCCCCTTGTAACATCCTGCCAACAGACATGCCCAAGAAGAGGCGAGCCCCTCAGCCGCCCATGGGTGCGTCACAGAGCGTCCCAAACAACCTTGGCACCTGTCATATAGGAGGATCACAG AGGTCTGCAGAATCCACCTTAAAGAGAACCAAGAGGAGGGCCCCACCTCCTCCCTGTGCAAACGGCCACCaggacctgcagacagacaCCCAGGTTAAAG GGACTGTAAACTCCCTGAACACTGTGGAGGAGCTGAGAGAAAGCGAAGAGTCAGACTATGTAAACCTCCCACTatcctcatcttcatcaccaCATCCATCACATCCACGCTCATCCTCCTCCCGTCCATCATTCGCTCACCTCCATGAAGCTGCTGAGCCATATCTGCCTTCGTTTCGTGGGAAAGACTTATCCGACGCCCGCTGTGCTCTTGCCAAAATCCTGACGTCCTCTGTTTCCAAAGGAACACTAGTCAAGCGTTTGAGTAACTCTGCCACCTTCTCCAAACTACACACTGGCTCCTCCTATATGTCCGCAACGCAGAGGTGTTCAGATAATGGGGTTTTCTGTGCAGAGCTTGAACCTGTTATAACGTCCAACCTCCCCACTGAGAATGACTGGGAGGATCCTGTACACAGGAAGGGAATGACCACGTTCAAAGTGGTTCCCGCAAAGAAACCGAAGTCTCATGATCCAGAAGTCACCTCAGACAAGATAGCAGTAGAAGATAACCCTGAGAGTGAAGCTTCTCCCAAGGTTGAGACTGAGGAGGATCTGTGCCCTCCTGACAGATTGGAGGCTGAAACACCGCTGCAGAGTCCAGAACCTTCCTATCAGACTTCTGACAGGCCAGCTTATCTTTCACCCCCACTTCATCATCAGGATAGTCCAGGTTCACCtctgtctgaggctgatgaAAAGCAGATGGAGGAGGATGAACCTGAAGATACCACAGaggtgacagcagcagcacagccagACTGCATTGATGGAGAACTTACAAGTGATGTTCAGATCAACTCAGAGGATCAGACTGAGTTTCAAAGCCTCAATGGACAGTCTGGAAGGGCAGATGTCGACCACTGTGGTTCATACACTGATGAGGAAGTTGAGGAGGTAGTAGTACAagaagaggatgatgatgtGAAGGAAGCAGAGGAGGTAGTGGTTcaagaagatgatgatgatgagaaggaagctgaggaggaagtggtCCAAAAAGAAGATGATGTTAAGGAAGAagctgaggaggaagtggtCCAAGAAGAAGATGATGTTAAGGAAGAagctgaggaggaagtggtCCAAGAAGAAGATGATGTTAAGGAAGAagctgaggaggaagtggtacaagaagaagaagatgacatTAAGGAAGAagctgaggaggaagtggtCCAAGAAGAGGAAAACGATGAGAAGGAAGTTGAGGAGGAAATGGTCCAAGAAGGGGATGAAGATGAGGAATGtttccctccccctcctccacctgTCTTCTTTGACACAGAGGTCATGGAGGCGGAGAGAAAACAAACCACAGCTTCCTCTCTGCCATCTTCTGTGCCCCCAAGTCCGACCTCCAATGGACAAACCAATGCATTCAGTGAGGACCATGAAAACGAGCCCACTACAGCCACGGCCACGGACCAGTCTGCAGCTGCACCAAAAGCTCTGGATAAGATGAGTGCGGCCCCGTCCAGATTCGCACAGGCAGTAGCGTTGGCCGTGCAGAGGTCCCGTCTCCAGAGCCGTGGAAAAAGTTTAGGCCCTCAGGCCCCCGGCGGTCCACACAGCACACTTCCCTCACCACCCAGGTCCACGTACCAGTACG GTGCCTGA